The genomic DNA CACCGTCACGATGACGTCATAACCGTTCTCGGCAAACTCAGCAATGTTGTTGGCGTAGTCGGTGCTGTCCTGGGTCTCGATGTAGTTGGCTTCCCCACCGATCTTTTCCACCACCGCCAGCACACCTTCCCAGGCGCTCTGGTTGAAGCTGCGGTCGTCTACCTCACCTACATCCGTTACCAGACCGATGCGCAGCGGGCGAAGCTCAACTTGCTCTTCCGCCGGGCCGCCCAGCGAAACGCCGGTCTGCAGTTCGCCGCTGGTCAGTTGCTCAGCGATGGTCGCCAGCTCTTCCTTGACTGCCTCCGGCACCACATCGGCAAAGTCATGGAAGTCCGCCAGTCCCACCGGGCCATAGAAGTTGCCCGTCGGCGGGTTGCCTTCCACATACTGATTGACAATCTCCTCAATGCCGACCGGGATCAGCTTCATCGCGCTGGAGACCAGGCAGGCGTGTGCTTCCGGCAGCGTCTCCCACTGGTCGGTATCCACCCCGATGCAGTACAGCGGCCTCTCCGCCGTCGTCCGGTTGGCTACCTCGGTCAGACCGCCGTTGCCGGTCTTCCCACCCGCCGAGAAGATCACGTCCGCGCCCTGGTCAATCGCCTGGGCCGCTGTCGTCGCACCCCACTCCGGGTCGGTGAAGGCCACATCCAGCCCGCCCGGATGGAAGGTCGTGATCACGTTGATGTCCGGGTTGGTCGCCTTCGCCCCGGCTTCAAAGCCACGGGCGAACAGCACCACCGGTGGCACCAGGTCAGTGCCATACACCCCGGCGACCGTCCCGCTCTGGCTCAGCCGCGCCGCCAGCACACCCGCCAGGTACCCGGCCTGATCTTCGTGGAACACCAGCCCGGCAACATTCGGCAGCGCCTCCGCCTGGAACTGGTCCACACCGATGAAGTAGACATCCGGATACTCCGCCGCGGCCTGTACCGTCGCCTCGCCCAGGGCGAAGCCCACCGTCACGATGATGTCGTAACCGTTCTCGGCAAACTCGGCAATGTTGTTGGCGTAGTCGGTGCTGCCTGGGTCTCGATGTAGTTGGCTTCCCCGCCATACTTCGCCGCTGCCGCCTGAACGCCTTCCCAGGCGCTCTGGTTGAAGCTGCGGTCATCCACCTCGCCCACGTCTGTCACCAGACCGATGCGCAATCCATCCTGCGCAGCGGCCTTTGGCATCGCCGGGAACGCCGAAGTGACCAGCACCAGCAGAGCCAGTATTGCCAGAGACGTAAACAACGGCCGACGTCGCATGTAGAACCTCCCTTTGTGGATTCATATAGTTTACATATGCCTCTTGGGACATATTCACCAAGAGTCTAGAGCCAAACAGAAGGGGCGTCAACCGACAGAAACGGTCAGGAACTGGCCTGCCATCACCTCCTTTCCATTTATGAGAGCCGATCCACAGCAAAACGTATGGTAGCCGTCACGTCACCGGGCAACTGCAACGGTTGACCTACCGTAGCCAGTTCTGGTCGCACATAGCCCAACCCGATCCAGGCGCCGTCAGGCTGCTGTGCGACGCTGGTCAGGAGGCCTTGCCGGCGGCCGTCGACCGTCCACTCAGCGCCGGGTGTGGCCGCCCCGCTGAGCGTCACCGTAACCAGAGTGCGGGCCAGTTTGCCGCGGCTCTCCATCCGGGCAATGATCTCCTGTCCGGTATAGCAGCCTTTGTTGAAACTCACATCTGCCCACAGGCCAGCTTCCAGCGGTATGAATTCCTCGTTGAGTTCCGCCGGGCCAGGCAGACCCGCCTCCACCCGCAACAGCTCCCAGACAGCCAGGCCGGAAGCGCGAACGCTCTCTCTGCCCCCGGCCTGAAGCACAGTCTGCCACAGCTCAGCCGCCCGCGCCGCAGGCACAATCAGTCCGGCGGCTGGGACGCCCGGCGGATCAACAGCCACGATCAGCAGCTGATCGCTACCGAAGCGCGTTGCGTATACATGATGCAGCGCCA from Anaerolineae bacterium includes the following:
- a CDS encoding aminomethyl transferase family protein, giving the protein MDTLQSLQAAQGAEFSDGALPPLHFGDLAAEYRAAQESAVLVDRRDEGRLELTDRDRLAILNRISTNAVADLPPGTGRATVLTTPIGRIIDRLVLHNLDEERTLVRTGPGRGARVTAYLQRNVFFRDRMQIRDVTGEWAQLVLYGPRAWVIARSLSPDLPDLALHHVYATRFGSDQLLIVAVDPPGVPAAGLIVPAARAAELWQTVLQAGGRESVRASGLAVWELLRVEAGLPGPAELNEEFIPLEAGLWADVSFNKGCYTGQEIIARMESRGKLARTLVTVTLSGAATPGAEWTVDGRRQGLLTSVAQQPDGAWIGLGYVRPELATVGQPLQLPGDVTATIRFAVDRLS